CTACAGAGATTTAATAAATGCTGCGTTAGGCTGGGATTTATCAACGGAAGAATTATTAAAAATAGGTGAAAGAATATGGAATTTAGAAAGAAAATTTAATCTGGAAGCTGGTATAGATCCATCGCAAGACACATTACCAAAGAGATTACTTAAAGAACCAGTAAAAGAAGGTCCAAATAAAGGTCAAGTAGTTCATTTGGAACAATTATTGCCAAAATATTATGAAATTAGAGGTTGGAATAAAGAAGGGAAACCAACAGAAGAAAAACTTAAGGAGTTAAAGATAATATGAAAGTAGAAATCAAATTTTTTGCTACTCTGAGATTATATCTCGGAGTAGCTTCTTTAACTTTAAATTTGGATAAACCAATTATAGTAGACGAATTAATAAATATACTTGTTGAAAAATTTAATGATAAAAAGGTTAGAGAATATTTAGTAGAAGGTAAAAAAATAAAAACTGGAACAATGATCTTAATAAATGGGAAAAACATATTGCATATTAACGGATTAAACACGGTGGTAGAAGAAGGTATGATTTCAATATTTCCTCCAGCAGGTGGGGGATAATATTGTTATGACAATGGTGGCATAATATAGTTATAATTTCAAAATGCAAAAACATAAAAGCAGCTTTATTTTTACTAAATACAACTTCTAAAGCTTCACTTATAGCTATTCCAAGACTACCTGGATTTTCTTTATCTATATCTAACATTTTTTTACCAAAATTAGTATCTAAACTCTGGCTTGGTGTTACCTTACCTCCAAAAAGATTTATGAGATGTTTTCTCATCTGATATTATCCCTTTTTTTCCACTCTTTTTGGAAGAGAGCCTTAATTATATTTCATTCTAGAAAAATTATAAAGGGTGTCCAAAAAGTAAAGTTGCTCAAACCTTAATTGCTAATCTTCAAAAATAGCATATTTTCGCCGGTCGTATCAGACTCACATCCATATTCGGCTTCACTCAATTTTGCATCCATGCAAAATTGACCGGCTTCATATGCTATTTTTTCAGGCAATTTTCGAGTTTTCGCTTACTTTGCTAATTGGACCGTGTATAATTAAAATAGAAAAATATCATAATTTGATATATAATAATAATGTAACAACTAAATTTGATGGATAAAGTTTTGTTGCACATATGGAATAGATAGTTTTTTTGGACTAAGCTTTAGAAGCTTGAAGGGTGTAGTTATCAACTCCTTTTAGCATGTTTTAGAGAATTAAGCGTTAAGCTTGTACAAAGCACGGTCATATGGCGAAAGGAGGTATTCCATATGATTACAGTAGGAATTGATATCGCATCAAAAAAATTTGATGTTGCTACTTTTGATGGTAAAAAGTTTAAACACTTTGTTTTCGAACAGTCATATGATGGTTTTAATAAATTTCTTCTAAAAGTTGTTAAACACATTAAAGATGAGTATATGATAGCAATGGAAGCTACTGGCACCTATCATATTCCTTTAAAACAATTTTTAAACAAAAGAGGTATTGATATTCTGGTATTACACCCATATTCTCTCAAGAATTTCATGAGAGCATTTAGCCATTCAAAAACTGATAAGATCGATGCTAAAAACATTGCTAAAGCTGTATATTTATTAAGCGATTATGTAATTAAATCATCTGAACCTGAGGATTTAGTTTTAGAGTTAAGAAATTTACTTAGAGCAAGAAAATCAATTGTTAAAACTTTTACTGCTTTACAGGTGCGATTAAAAGATGATTTAAAATTATATATGCCTGAATTATTAAAGCATTTCTTAGATATGAAATCTCCTGTTTTACTAAAATTATTATCAAGATATCCTACATTGAAATCAATAATGAAGCACAAAAGAAAAGTCATAAATTTACTTGCTTCAACTAAAAAATGGAATAAAGAAAAAGCATTAGATGTGATAAATGATTTAAAACATTCAATAGGAATAGAACATGATACTTCTGCTATAATAATCAAATCAAAAGTAGAA
This Marinitoga sp. 1197 DNA region includes the following protein-coding sequences:
- a CDS encoding IS110 family transposase, with the protein product MITVGIDIASKKFDVATFDGKKFKHFVFEQSYDGFNKFLLKVVKHIKDEYMIAMEATGTYHIPLKQFLNKRGIDILVLHPYSLKNFMRAFSHSKTDKIDAKNIAKAVYLLSDYVIKSSEPEDLVLELRNLLRARKSIVKTFTALQVRLKDDLKLYMPELLKHFLDMKSPVLLKLLSRYPTLKSIMKHKRKVINLLASTKKWNKEKALDVINDLKHSIGIEHDTSAIIIKSKVELIKNHMEQIEILEKEIQRISNELLNTLDINEINTVPDNSDSNNNSNNNSDKNNNNNDNDNNKIENKYIQAYKAITSIPGSGELVTPFTIISEVGDITRFKTKKHFVSYIGLDPTVSQSGKYKRNKKISKKGNKHLRHIFTLWAERVLKLMPEYRKKYHDLIKRGKHKKVAEIAIARKLAELVYTLWTNNTVFDYKYFRSRILKNA
- a CDS encoding MoaD/ThiS family protein, which gives rise to MKVEIKFFATLRLYLGVASLTLNLDKPIIVDELINILVEKFNDKKVREYLVEGKKIKTGTMILINGKNILHINGLNTVVEEGMISIFPPAGGG